A window of the Emys orbicularis isolate rEmyOrb1 chromosome 1, rEmyOrb1.hap1, whole genome shotgun sequence genome harbors these coding sequences:
- the LOC135882758 gene encoding olfactory receptor 52P1-like, which yields MASFNLTPSDPPTFILMGIPGLEAAHIWISIPFSMFYIIGLLGNFTVLFVVGKEETLHKPMYLLLCMLALTDIAMSTSVVPKALCIFWFNLKSITVGGCLIQLFFLHAGSMTHSAVLVTMAFDRYVAICNPLRYATILTNERIAKLGLVGLMRAVLLILPIPLLLKRQPFCANHIIPHTYCEHMAVSKMSCGDTTVNRTHGLVITFVVIGLDLTLIALSYGLIIRAVLKISHKEAHQKALNTCTAHICVMLTTYTPFLFTTLTHRFSQGIAPHVHILLANLYFLLPPMLNPIIYGVKTKELRDKVGKCPCRI from the coding sequence ATGGCATCTTTCAACCTCACCCCCTCTGACCCTCCAACATTCATCCTAATGGGCATCCCCGGCCTGGAAGCTGCCCACAtctggatttccatccctttctctatGTTCTACATTATCGGCCTGTTGGGAAATTTCACGGTTCTGTTTGTTGTAGGGAAAGAAGAAACACTGCACAAGCCGATGTacctgctgctctgcatgctggcacTCACAGACATCGCCATGTCTACCTCCGTCGTGCCAAaggcactgtgtatattttggttcaatttgaaaAGCATTACTGTGGGTGGCTGCCTCATCCAATTATTCTTCCTTCACGCGGGTTCTATGACACATTCAGCCGTCCTTGTGACAATGGCCTTTGATCGCTATGTTGCCATATGTAACCCTCTGCGATACGCCACCATCCTCACCAATGAAAGAATAGCTAAGCTAGGGCTAGTGGGTTTGATGAGAGCTGTTCTCCTCATTCTGCCAATTCCCCTTCTCCTGAAGAGGCAGCCATTCTGTGCCAATCACATTATCCCCCACACGTACTGCGAGCACATGGCTGTGTCAAAAATGTCATGTGGGGACACCACAGTCAACAGGACACATGGCTTGGTAATAACATTTGTAGTCATCGGGTTAGACCTGACGCTCATTGCCCTGTCCTATGGTCTGATCATCAGGGCCGTCCTTAAAATCTCCCATAAGGAAGCCCACCAGAAAGCCCTCaacacctgcacagcccacaTCTGTGTGATGCTGACAACTTATACTCCCTTCCTCTTCACCACTCTGACACACAGGTTTAGTCAGGGCATTGCTCCTCATGTTCACATCCTTTTGGCCAACCTctatttcctccttccccccatgctcAACCCTATCATTTATGGAGTCAAAACCAAAGAGCTTCGTGACAAAGTGGGCAAATGCCCCTGCAGAATATGA